Within Candidatus Omnitrophota bacterium, the genomic segment ATGAACCCAACTCGCCAGGAGTGCGGACAGCCTTGTCCGCGCGATCCAGTGCTGGCAGCTCGGAAATCGCGGACAGCCATGTCAATCTGTGTTAAGTGAAGGCAGGCTGGGAGATAGCCTTTGAGTTTCCGGGAAACTGAAGAAGGGCGGGATGGCCGCTTTAGAGTTTGGAAATCAAGTCAGGGTTAGATGGGAGAGAGCTTGGGATTTAACCAGAGATCCATCAAGTAATCCCAGGTGTTGGTCCGGGAATTCTGGCGGCCTTTGCGGGCGTTGACCAGAAGATGGCGCCAAATGGTGCGTAGTTCTCGCAACAGTTCCTCCGGACCTTGGCAGAAGGCTCGCGCGATAGTGTGTCCCCACTGCTGCATCACCCGGATCAACTTCTCGAAGCTGATTTCCGATTTATGCTGGTGCCAGCATTGGGCGCTGGCATGGGCATGCCACAAAAAGAGCAGGACCGCACAGAGCAAGCGCGCCCAAATTTCACATTGGATGCGCCAAGGATTTTCACTTTCGGTTTTGTCCAAACGCAGCACCGACTTGGCCTGCCGGAAAATCAATTCGATTTGCCAGCGCACCCGATAGAGATAGGCCAGCAGAGCGGAGGGCAGTTGGGCGGCCGGGGCGTTGGTGACCAGCAAGAGCCAGCCGGCGAGTTGGAGGGCTTTGGCGCTGGGAGTTCGCCCCTTGGTCCGCATCGCTTCCCGCAAGCCGGCGCGATGGCGCCCGGCGCTCTCGGGGCTCAAACGGAAAGCGATCAAACGCACCGGCCCGGCCCGGTGTTTTCCTTTGGTTCCCAGGAAAACCTCAGGCCATTCCACGCGCTTTTCTGAAGTCAGGGCCAGAGCGCCGGCCAAATCCAGGGATTGTTCCGGAGCCTCCGGCCCCTGGGTGGTCCACAGCGTGAGGGAGTGCGGCAAAGGCATGAGGAGAAAAGCGCCGGCCTGTTGGGCCGCCTGCCAGGCCTTGGCGTCAAAAAAACCCTTGTCATTGATTTGCAGTTCACCCTTCTTCAGGCGTTGAGCCAGGCCCAAGGCCTGTCCTTGGTCGGAACGTTTGCCCTCCAAAACTTTCAGAGGTTCCAGCCGCCCGCTGATCAATTCATAGCGTAAGAGCACTTTGATGTTGGCGGACGAACCGGCCCCTCCGCAGGAAGGGAAGATTTCCTGCAAGGCTTCCGAGGTGTCAAAGCAGGTGCTGTCCAGCAGATAGACGGCCGTGAAATGCTTTTGCAATTCCAGGGCCTGGGGACGCTCCGGACCCCAGTCCAGAGTCTGGGCTAGAGTGTGAGCAAAAGCGCCTTGCACATAAGCGACGGCTCTGGGGTTGTAGCGCTGATGCACGGCTTGAGGGGTGACGGGCTCCTGGAAACATTGGGCTTGGGAAACGAGGGTTTGACGCAGAGCGCTCAATTGTCCAAAAACCAGCGAGGTGAGGAATTCAAAGGAATCGATTTTGCCTTGGCGTTTGAACCAGCCGGTGAGACGGGCCAGATCCCGGAAGGGTTTTGGGAGAAAGGTGGCGACGAAACGTTCCAGAAAAGAGGGGAGTAACATAGAGGTCGATCCTAGCAGATCCCGAAGGAACTGTTGCGTTGTAATCGGCTGTGGATATAGGACTTACATTCATATACTTGACACTCTAAAAGTAAAGTTTCGGTAAACCCGGTGGGTCGAAAGATTTCGACTCTTTTTACGGGACACGCGCCCGGCGATCTGTTATTTTCGGTTTCGTGATTTTCGAGACGGAGAGTTTGTCTGGTGCGGGGCAGGACATCGCGGCGTCGGGCAAAATGGGCGATCGCCAAGGGGCACATTACTACCGCGCGCAGCACGCGCGCGCGGTCGAGCGGGCCAGGCACTGGGAACAAAAGACCCGGGCGTCGGAGAAGATCATCGCGCAGTTGCTGGTCCTTTTGGGATGTTTTCTGCAACGAATCCAAGAGTTGAGC encodes:
- a CDS encoding IS4 family transposase, coding for MLLPSFLERFVATFLPKPFRDLARLTGWFKRQGKIDSFEFLTSLVFGQLSALRQTLVSQAQCFQEPVTPQAVHQRYNPRAVAYVQGAFAHTLAQTLDWGPERPQALELQKHFTAVYLLDSTCFDTSEALQEIFPSCGGAGSSANIKVLLRYELISGRLEPLKVLEGKRSDQGQALGLAQRLKKGELQINDKGFFDAKAWQAAQQAGAFLLMPLPHSLTLWTTQGPEAPEQSLDLAGALALTSEKRVEWPEVFLGTKGKHRAGPVRLIAFRLSPESAGRHRAGLREAMRTKGRTPSAKALQLAGWLLLVTNAPAAQLPSALLAYLYRVRWQIELIFRQAKSVLRLDKTESENPWRIQCEIWARLLCAVLLFLWHAHASAQCWHQHKSEISFEKLIRVMQQWGHTIARAFCQGPEELLRELRTIWRHLLVNARKGRQNSRTNTWDYLMDLWLNPKLSPI